From a single Vibrio sp. BS-M-Sm-2 genomic region:
- a CDS encoding EAL domain-containing protein has product MQFIAKYQDLTLRSVYQPIFDSSMTQIGVEALVRISNSKGDVVRPDHFFHSDDTLCTDKINVERLSRAIHIRNFAQSNIRHLDLFLNVLPNVGELFAAEKVSDSLLAKRLHELNLSCEQIVMELVELNAESEERLKDAALSLAENGFQIAVDDFGTQASTEQRVRHINPHIIKIDRSVMLDFEQGDTREMELVLELSKQIGAKTVIEGIETEHQLTAMQSLGFDMYQGYHLAMPKPIELDIRLAI; this is encoded by the coding sequence ATGCAGTTTATTGCGAAATATCAAGACTTAACACTTAGAAGTGTCTATCAACCTATATTTGACAGTTCAATGACTCAGATAGGCGTTGAAGCTTTGGTGCGTATTTCGAATAGCAAAGGGGATGTTGTTCGTCCTGATCACTTCTTCCATTCCGACGATACCTTATGCACTGACAAGATCAATGTAGAAAGGCTGAGTCGCGCTATCCATATCCGTAACTTCGCACAATCGAATATCCGCCATTTAGACTTGTTTTTGAATGTTCTTCCAAACGTTGGTGAGTTATTTGCTGCAGAAAAGGTCAGTGACAGCCTTCTGGCAAAACGTCTTCATGAGTTGAACCTTTCATGTGAGCAGATCGTGATGGAATTGGTCGAACTGAATGCCGAAAGTGAAGAGCGCTTGAAAGATGCAGCCCTCTCTCTTGCGGAGAATGGTTTTCAAATCGCGGTCGACGATTTCGGAACACAAGCATCAACAGAACAACGCGTCCGCCACATCAATCCTCATATCATTAAGATCGATCGCTCAGTGATGTTAGATTTTGAGCAAGGTGACACACGAGAAATGGAATTAGTTCTAGAACTCTCGAAGCAAATCGGCGCTAAGACTGTCATCGAAGGCATTGAAACAGAGCATCAACTCACGGCAATGCAAAGCTTGGGCTTTGACATGTACCAAGGCTACCATCTAGCGATGCCTAAACCGATTGAGTTGGATATCCGTTTAGCAATCTAA
- the focA gene encoding formate transporter FocA, whose product MATSTSENHQLFSPTEMMAEAEKFALSKANKTSSMTLSLAIMAGAFIGLAFLFYITVTTGSADAGWGLSRLAGGLAFSMGLILIVICGGELFTSSVLSSISWANKQITFTKMLSIWGKVYVGNFIGAMFLLALVSAAGLYQLDGGQWGLNALNIAQHKLHHSPVQAFALGVLCNLLVCLAIWLTFSSANAMTKAMMTVLPVAMFVSSGFEHCVANMFMVPLGITIQAFAPESFWMQIGATPAQYADLNIMQFVTANLIPVTIGNIVGGSVLVGLANWSIYRRPQLKAAKITAITQTTEITSVKEITMNTATTIKQIMNTQPITLSVEMPTSVAIDSLLDAQLVSAPVCDVEGRLVGIFSVHDVMVDLWCQDYIPTKGQKVVDLMSRDVVAIDANDKLVDVAEFLCIDKEQLYPTTSMGFATRLTSLSLEERAKAMKVSQPHMLPVLENGVMVGVLTRTEVMQALRPIYGDRLNVVPKAELETA is encoded by the coding sequence ATGGCAACCAGCACTTCTGAAAATCATCAACTGTTCTCACCAACAGAAATGATGGCGGAAGCCGAGAAGTTTGCATTAAGCAAAGCAAATAAAACCAGCAGCATGACATTGAGTTTGGCAATCATGGCTGGCGCATTCATCGGGCTTGCTTTTTTATTCTACATCACGGTAACCACAGGTAGCGCTGATGCTGGATGGGGATTGAGTCGTTTAGCCGGCGGTCTTGCATTCAGCATGGGGTTAATCCTGATTGTAATTTGCGGTGGCGAGCTGTTTACCAGTTCAGTGTTATCAAGCATCTCATGGGCTAACAAGCAAATAACCTTCACTAAGATGCTGTCTATCTGGGGCAAGGTTTACGTCGGTAACTTTATCGGTGCCATGTTCCTTTTGGCTTTGGTAAGCGCAGCAGGCTTATATCAATTAGATGGTGGCCAATGGGGCTTAAACGCTCTTAACATTGCACAGCACAAGCTACACCACAGCCCTGTTCAAGCTTTTGCTTTGGGTGTGCTTTGTAACTTGCTGGTGTGTTTAGCCATTTGGTTAACGTTCAGCTCCGCTAACGCAATGACCAAAGCAATGATGACCGTGTTACCCGTTGCAATGTTCGTAAGCTCAGGCTTTGAACACTGTGTGGCGAATATGTTCATGGTTCCGCTAGGCATCACAATTCAAGCATTCGCACCGGAAAGCTTCTGGATGCAAATCGGCGCAACACCAGCGCAGTACGCAGACCTAAACATCATGCAATTTGTCACCGCAAACTTAATACCAGTGACAATCGGCAACATCGTAGGTGGTTCAGTATTGGTCGGCTTAGCCAACTGGAGTATCTACCGTCGCCCACAACTTAAAGCAGCAAAAATTACTGCAATTACACAAACAACAGAAATTACGTCAGTTAAGGAAATCACTATGAACACAGCAACGACTATCAAGCAAATCATGAACACTCAACCAATTACACTAAGCGTAGAAATGCCTACATCAGTGGCAATTGATTCACTTTTAGACGCTCAACTTGTTAGCGCTCCTGTTTGCGATGTTGAAGGTCGTCTGGTTGGTATCTTCTCTGTTCACGACGTAATGGTCGACCTTTGGTGCCAAGACTACATCCCAACTAAAGGCCAGAAAGTCGTAGACCTAATGAGCCGTGACGTGGTGGCAATCGATGCAAACGACAAGCTGGTTGATGTAGCTGAGTTCCTATGTATCGACAAAGAGCAACTGTACCCTACTACCAGCATGGGCTTCGCAACTCGCTTGACTTCTCTTTCTCTAGAAGAGCGTGCAAAAGCGATGAAAGTGAGCCAGCCACATATGCTTCCAGTATTGGAAAACGGTGTGATGGTGGGTGTTCTTACTCGTACTGAGGTGATGCAAGCACTTCGCCCAATCTACGGTGACCGCCTAAACGTAGTACCAAAAGCGGAACTAGAAACGGCTTAA
- a CDS encoding bifunctional UDP-sugar hydrolase/5'-nucleotidase, translated as MTKKNKPTKIVLAHINDTHSYFEPTSLQLSLKMNNHIIEPYVSAGGFARISTRFKQIEQDAQRQKVGTLFLHAGDCFQGTLYFSLFKGKANADLLNALNIDAMTLGNHELDMGNEPVAIFAKRIKFPLLAGNWNLSNEDINKTHTLADNEIVKPYLPETRSASFITKEFDGEKVAIFGLSIDKMAGIANPDIDTPFENALETAKATIEQIHQAGINKIVLLSHLGYEADLELAANVKGIGVIVGGHSHRLQGDFSDIGLVKDDDYGVKIGDTYVVQAGFHAMSLGHCEIEFDAQGKVTHFNGKNELLLGRRLFIDAKLSEVGQDDAHDMACEFLNNHPNIAVCKKDPELQSILTDKYQPRVRKLQQQIIAHADTKLRHVRIPDEKGPSQLAPLVAQSFHYLMNKKGHQVDFAIHNSGGVRNSLNSGDVSVADIAGKLLPFAVPIGVYEVKGETIAGMLEGAINNAIDNGVVGTGSGSFPYTYNLRFCYHKEAPLGHRIHHLEIHSDESGWQTVSRKRIYRGASSAYTMKGKEGYNAVLDMIGDGTVTTDSMADCFIEFLQDHPESLQHIEPLNCMECFR; from the coding sequence ATGACTAAAAAGAATAAGCCGACAAAAATAGTGTTGGCACACATCAACGACACCCACTCATACTTTGAACCAACCTCGTTACAGCTATCACTTAAAATGAACAATCACATCATTGAACCTTATGTCAGTGCTGGTGGCTTTGCTCGAATTTCAACACGCTTTAAACAAATAGAACAAGATGCCCAGCGCCAGAAGGTTGGAACCTTGTTCCTACACGCTGGCGACTGCTTCCAAGGCACTTTGTACTTTTCTTTATTCAAGGGAAAAGCCAACGCCGATTTGTTGAACGCCCTTAATATAGATGCCATGACACTCGGCAATCACGAGTTAGACATGGGTAATGAACCCGTTGCGATTTTCGCGAAAAGAATCAAATTCCCACTGTTAGCTGGTAACTGGAATCTATCGAATGAGGATATCAATAAAACTCATACGTTAGCGGACAACGAAATTGTTAAGCCTTATCTGCCTGAAACACGAAGTGCTTCTTTTATAACGAAAGAGTTTGATGGCGAGAAGGTCGCAATATTCGGTTTAAGCATCGACAAGATGGCAGGCATCGCTAACCCAGATATCGATACACCGTTTGAAAATGCTTTGGAAACAGCAAAAGCGACCATTGAGCAAATCCATCAAGCAGGTATCAACAAGATTGTGTTACTTAGTCATCTTGGTTATGAAGCCGACTTAGAGCTAGCTGCGAATGTGAAAGGTATCGGTGTGATTGTTGGTGGCCACAGTCACCGTTTACAAGGTGATTTCTCGGATATCGGCTTAGTGAAAGACGATGACTACGGTGTAAAAATTGGTGACACCTATGTTGTGCAAGCGGGTTTCCACGCAATGAGTCTAGGCCACTGTGAAATTGAATTCGATGCTCAAGGCAAAGTGACGCACTTTAATGGTAAGAACGAACTGTTATTAGGTCGTCGACTCTTTATAGACGCGAAATTGAGTGAAGTAGGGCAAGACGACGCACATGATATGGCGTGTGAGTTTTTGAACAATCACCCCAATATTGCAGTGTGTAAAAAAGATCCTGAACTGCAGAGTATTCTTACGGATAAATACCAGCCGCGAGTTCGAAAGCTTCAGCAACAAATTATTGCTCATGCAGATACAAAACTTCGCCATGTACGTATCCCGGACGAGAAAGGCCCGAGCCAACTTGCGCCCTTGGTTGCTCAGTCATTCCATTACTTAATGAATAAGAAAGGCCATCAGGTAGACTTTGCGATCCATAACTCTGGCGGTGTAAGAAATTCACTGAATAGCGGCGATGTCTCTGTTGCCGATATTGCCGGAAAACTACTACCGTTTGCCGTACCCATTGGTGTGTATGAAGTAAAAGGTGAAACGATCGCTGGCATGCTTGAAGGTGCAATCAATAACGCGATTGATAATGGCGTCGTGGGGACGGGGTCTGGCAGTTTCCCTTATACGTACAATCTGAGGTTTTGTTACCACAAAGAAGCGCCTTTAGGGCACAGGATTCACCATCTAGAAATCCACTCTGATGAATCGGGTTGGCAGACTGTTTCTCGCAAGCGTATTTACCGTGGCGCGTCGTCTGCCTACACAATGAAAGGGAAAGAGGGCTATAACGCCGTGTTGGATATGATAGGCGATGGCACGGTAACCACTGACTCTATGGCAGACTGCTTCATTGAGTTTCTGCAAGACCACCCAGAGTCTCTTCAACACATTGAACCGTTGAATTGTATGGAATGTTTTAGATAA
- a CDS encoding cytochrome b, whose amino-acid sequence MDNNVRNYNPLARAMHWISALAIFGLFGVGLWMVDLSYYSEWYKTAPDYHRSVGILLAAVTVIRLLWKLVTASPKVEGKSYEVAAAKIAHGFMYINLAVLFISGYLISTSDGRGIEVFNWFTVPSMGELFANQSDLAGTVHYYAAWVLIIMASVHALAAIKHHVIDKDDTLRKMIGASK is encoded by the coding sequence ATGGACAACAACGTTAGAAATTACAACCCTTTAGCAAGAGCGATGCATTGGATCTCAGCACTCGCGATTTTTGGCTTATTTGGTGTAGGCCTGTGGATGGTTGATCTTTCATATTACAGCGAGTGGTATAAAACAGCACCAGATTATCACCGTTCGGTAGGCATTCTTTTGGCTGCCGTTACCGTTATTCGCTTGCTTTGGAAACTAGTTACCGCGTCACCTAAGGTGGAAGGGAAAAGCTATGAAGTTGCAGCAGCGAAGATCGCTCACGGCTTCATGTACATCAACTTAGCGGTTTTATTTATTTCAGGTTATTTGATTTCAACATCAGATGGCCGCGGGATCGAGGTATTCAATTGGTTCACTGTACCAAGTATGGGCGAACTGTTTGCAAACCAATCTGATCTCGCAGGTACGGTTCACTACTATGCTGCATGGGTACTGATCATTATGGCATCAGTGCACGCCTTAGCGGCGATAAAACACCACGTTATCGACAAAGACGATACGCTACGAAAAATGATAGGAGCTTCAAAATGA
- a CDS encoding ATP-dependent endonuclease yields MQLERIEISGFRGIKRMSLAFDELTTLIGENTWGKSSLLDALSVVLPSDGVPYHFEMTDFHVDYSVSHPQSQHLQIVLALKANDKSELNAGRYRKLKPIWVQDEFGAFRIYYRISATLEQYETTTHYAFLGLDGNPLKLHHSEKLAQELMTLHPVIRLRDARHFDRPFNGKSLNHNAHLPTNSQASNTNGNGNGSNHTSNGNGANGNGTNGNGRQARIEKRIDNTCRRLMAIPGHVNKGEMRSSLESMQSLIEHYFSFKSTSRRNPRKQRDGLLYSAGANDKSIHQLVEETKNKQTRLLFMGLLNAYLQAKGPNDLRRCARPLLILEDPEGRLHPTHLARAWSLMQKLPMQKILTTNSGDLLAAVPFQSIRRLVRQSDKTIANQLNMNHFSKDELRRIGFHIRFHRSGALFARCWLLVEGETEVWLFNELANQCGYNLAAEGVQIIEFAQSGLKALIKVAQEFGIDWHVVTDGDAAGKKYAATVLSKLGKDQARHRLTELPDRDIEHYLYMNGFENFFRDMVKIPYDHPIPPKKVVAKVLKKHAKPDLALAIVSHCEDQGQECIPLLLRWTLKRVITMANGNT; encoded by the coding sequence ATGCAACTAGAAAGAATCGAGATTTCTGGCTTTCGAGGTATCAAGCGCATGTCACTCGCGTTTGACGAGCTAACCACGCTTATTGGTGAAAATACTTGGGGTAAGTCTTCATTATTGGATGCCCTTTCCGTCGTACTGCCTTCAGACGGTGTACCATATCACTTTGAAATGACCGATTTTCATGTCGATTACTCTGTGTCACATCCACAGTCTCAACACCTTCAAATTGTTCTCGCATTAAAAGCTAACGACAAGAGCGAACTTAACGCAGGTCGTTATCGCAAACTCAAACCTATCTGGGTTCAAGATGAGTTTGGCGCATTTCGCATCTATTACCGAATAAGCGCGACGTTAGAGCAGTACGAAACGACCACACACTATGCATTTTTAGGTTTGGATGGTAATCCGCTTAAGCTTCATCATTCGGAAAAGCTCGCTCAAGAATTAATGACCTTACACCCCGTCATCCGTTTGCGTGATGCGAGGCACTTTGATCGTCCTTTCAACGGCAAGTCTCTTAATCATAATGCTCACCTCCCAACTAACAGTCAGGCTAGTAATACGAATGGAAATGGAAACGGCAGTAATCATACAAGCAATGGTAATGGGGCGAACGGAAATGGTACCAATGGTAATGGGCGCCAAGCAAGAATAGAAAAACGAATCGACAATACCTGTCGTCGCTTAATGGCGATACCAGGCCATGTCAATAAAGGTGAAATGCGCAGTAGCTTAGAGTCGATGCAAAGCCTAATCGAGCACTACTTTTCTTTCAAAAGTACTTCTCGTCGTAATCCTAGAAAACAAAGGGATGGCCTACTCTACTCAGCTGGTGCGAACGACAAGAGCATTCATCAACTTGTTGAAGAGACAAAAAATAAACAAACCCGCTTATTATTCATGGGGTTACTTAACGCCTACCTGCAAGCTAAAGGGCCAAACGACTTACGACGATGTGCTCGTCCTCTTCTGATCCTTGAAGATCCCGAAGGTCGATTACATCCAACCCATTTAGCAAGGGCGTGGAGTTTGATGCAAAAGCTACCCATGCAGAAAATCCTTACAACTAATAGCGGCGATTTACTTGCAGCAGTGCCATTCCAATCAATTCGTCGCTTGGTACGTCAATCTGACAAAACCATCGCCAATCAGCTCAACATGAATCACTTCAGTAAAGATGAACTTAGACGAATTGGGTTTCATATTCGTTTCCACCGTTCCGGTGCCCTGTTTGCTCGCTGTTGGTTATTAGTTGAAGGTGAAACCGAAGTTTGGTTATTCAATGAACTCGCCAACCAATGTGGTTACAACCTTGCAGCAGAAGGTGTGCAAATTATAGAGTTCGCTCAATCGGGACTTAAAGCTCTAATCAAAGTAGCTCAAGAGTTCGGGATTGATTGGCACGTGGTTACCGACGGAGATGCGGCAGGTAAGAAATACGCCGCAACAGTATTATCTAAGTTAGGAAAAGACCAAGCAAGACATCGCCTCACTGAACTACCAGATAGAGACATCGAGCATTACTTGTACATGAATGGTTTTGAAAACTTTTTCCGGGATATGGTTAAGATCCCTTATGACCATCCTATCCCTCCCAAAAAAGTGGTCGCGAAGGTATTAAAGAAACACGCGAAACCCGACCTTGCATTAGCTATCGTTTCTCATTGTGAGGACCAAGGACAAGAATGCATTCCGTTATTATTGAGGTGGACGTTAAAACGCGTGATCACCATGGCGAACGGGAATACCTAA
- a CDS encoding DUF2164 domain-containing protein, translating into MTIQLDSKQKSELTHTLQKYLQDELDVELGQFDTEFLVDFISKKFGAVYYNKGIEDAQKVMERKMLDISDELYEIEQIVEI; encoded by the coding sequence ATGACAATTCAACTAGATTCGAAGCAAAAGTCTGAGCTCACCCATACTCTACAAAAATACCTGCAAGATGAACTCGATGTGGAGCTTGGCCAGTTCGACACAGAATTCTTGGTCGACTTCATAAGTAAAAAGTTTGGGGCGGTTTATTACAACAAAGGGATAGAAGACGCTCAAAAAGTGATGGAGCGTAAAATGTTAGATATCTCAGATGAGCTTTACGAGATCGAACAAATCGTTGAAATCTAA
- a CDS encoding LysR substrate-binding domain-containing protein — protein MRYSLKQLAVFDAVADSGSVSQAADKLALTQSATSMSLAQLEKMLGRPLFERQGKQMALTHWGMWLRPKAKRLLQDAQQIEMGFYEQHLLSGELKLGASQTPAEHLVPDLISIIDNDFPEMRISLGVQSTDAVIDGVLDYQYDLGVIEGRCDDNRVHQEVWCTDHLTVVASAHHPFAKRERVSLAQLEQAKWVLREHGSGTRKVFDSSIHHLIGDLDVWREYEHVPVLRSLVANGPYLTCLPYLDVEQFVESGQLVTLNVPELEMERTLSFIWRADMAENPLAECIKREGKRMMKGKRSVL, from the coding sequence TTGCGTTATTCATTAAAGCAACTCGCGGTATTTGATGCAGTAGCAGACTCCGGGAGTGTCAGTCAGGCAGCAGACAAATTGGCGTTGACTCAGTCGGCGACAAGTATGTCTCTTGCACAGTTGGAAAAAATGCTCGGCAGGCCTTTGTTTGAAAGGCAGGGCAAGCAAATGGCCCTAACTCATTGGGGCATGTGGTTAAGACCAAAAGCGAAGCGTTTACTGCAAGACGCACAGCAAATTGAGATGGGTTTCTATGAGCAGCATTTGTTGAGTGGTGAACTCAAATTAGGTGCTAGCCAAACGCCAGCGGAACACCTCGTTCCGGATCTCATCAGTATTATTGATAACGACTTTCCTGAGATGCGAATCTCGCTCGGTGTACAAAGTACCGATGCTGTCATTGATGGTGTATTAGATTATCAATATGATCTGGGTGTTATCGAAGGTCGTTGTGATGACAATCGAGTTCACCAAGAAGTGTGGTGTACTGACCATTTAACGGTGGTTGCTTCGGCTCATCACCCGTTTGCGAAGCGTGAACGAGTGAGTTTGGCACAGTTAGAGCAAGCGAAGTGGGTATTGCGCGAACACGGCTCGGGTACTCGCAAAGTTTTTGATAGCTCTATTCACCATTTAATTGGTGATCTCGATGTTTGGCGAGAGTATGAACACGTTCCTGTTTTAAGAAGTTTGGTAGCAAACGGCCCATATTTAACGTGTTTACCTTATCTCGATGTCGAGCAGTTTGTTGAATCAGGGCAGCTTGTGACTTTGAATGTTCCTGAGCTTGAAATGGAGCGTACGCTTTCATTCATTTGGCGTGCCGACATGGCAGAAAACCCACTTGCTGAATGTATTAAGCGAGAAGGTAAGCGAATGATGAAAGGCAAACGGTCGGTTCTGTAA
- a CDS encoding DUF1097 domain-containing protein — protein MSTLVAISLTTGILSGLWGWIAISFGLLSWAGFLGCTSYFASPTGGVKGLAGSLLTNMTGVFWAMVIIESSTFAGLEILGYMITAIVAFFMCIQAKQAWLGYIPGTFIGCCATFAAGGDWQLVVPSLLLGGVFGYLMKATGLWLHEKSTQSSEVVEQHAKQAKA, from the coding sequence ATGAGTACATTAGTCGCGATTTCATTAACAACAGGTATTTTGTCAGGTCTTTGGGGATGGATAGCTATCTCTTTCGGCTTATTGTCATGGGCAGGTTTCCTAGGCTGCACCAGCTACTTTGCTTCGCCAACAGGCGGCGTTAAAGGACTAGCAGGAAGCTTATTGACCAACATGACAGGCGTATTCTGGGCAATGGTGATTATCGAAAGCTCAACCTTCGCAGGGTTAGAGATTTTAGGCTACATGATTACTGCTATTGTGGCTTTCTTTATGTGTATTCAAGCGAAACAAGCGTGGCTAGGTTATATCCCAGGAACCTTCATTGGTTGCTGTGCGACGTTTGCTGCAGGTGGCGATTGGCAACTTGTAGTACCATCTTTACTGCTTGGTGGTGTGTTTGGATACTTGATGAAAGCAACAGGGCTATGGCTTCACGAGAAATCGACTCAATCTTCGGAAGTTGTTGAACAACACGCTAAACAGGCAAAGGCTTAA
- a CDS encoding YceI family protein, producing the protein MKKSIIATGLAFAMAMPFAANAADYVIDTKGAHASVNFKVSHLGYSFIQGRFNTFSGDFSYDANNVEASKVNVVVDTTSLDSNHAERDKHIRSSDFIDAGKFSDATFNSTKVVDKGDGKLEVMGDLKLHGVTKPIVIEAEFIGAGQDPWGGERAGFVGTTRLELADFNIPVMGASSYVDMDLHVEGVKK; encoded by the coding sequence ATGAAAAAGTCAATTATCGCTACAGGATTAGCATTTGCTATGGCAATGCCTTTCGCTGCGAACGCCGCTGATTACGTGATTGATACAAAAGGTGCGCATGCTTCAGTTAACTTTAAAGTTAGCCACCTAGGTTACAGCTTTATCCAAGGTCGTTTTAACACATTCTCTGGTGATTTCTCGTATGACGCAAACAACGTTGAAGCATCAAAAGTAAACGTTGTTGTTGATACAACGAGTCTAGACTCTAACCATGCTGAGCGTGACAAGCACATCCGTAGCTCTGACTTCATTGATGCAGGTAAATTCTCAGACGCTACTTTTAACAGCACGAAAGTGGTTGATAAAGGCGATGGCAAACTTGAAGTAATGGGTGACCTTAAACTTCACGGCGTAACTAAGCCTATCGTTATCGAAGCTGAATTCATCGGCGCTGGTCAAGACCCATGGGGCGGTGAGCGTGCTGGTTTCGTTGGTACAACTCGTCTAGAACTTGCTGACTTCAACATTCCAGTAATGGGCGCTTCAAGCTACGTAGACATGGATCTACACGTTGAAGGTGTAAAGAAGTAA